In one Plasmodium vivax chromosome 4, whole genome shotgun sequence genomic region, the following are encoded:
- a CDS encoding 60S ribosomal protein L37a, putative (encoded by transcript PVX_003955A), with product MSRRTKKVGLTGKYGTRYGSSLRKQIKKIELMQHAKYMCSFCGKTATKRTCVGIWQCKKCKRKVCGGAWSLTTPAAVAAKSTIIRLRKQKEEAQKS from the exons atgtcGCGAAGAACGAAAAAG GTCGGCTTGACGGGAAAGTACGGCACGAGGTACGGGTCTTCCCTCCGAAAGCAAATCAAGAAGATCGAGCTTATGCAACATGCCAAGTACATGTGCAGCTTCTGTGGAAAG ACGGCAACCAAAAGAACCTGTGTAGGCATATGGCAGTGCAAGAAGTGCAAAAGAAAGGTCTGTGGGGGAGCCTGGAGTTTAACCACCCCCGCGGCGGTCGCAGCTAAGTCGACCATCATTAGGCTGAGaaagcagaaggaggaggcGCAGAAGTCGTGA
- a CDS encoding transport protein SEC61 gamma subunit, putative (encoded by transcript PVX_003950A) produces MFDVKLPEFVVDENHPIGYLVSSMQTFVHDSVRLIRKCTKPNKKEYTNIVYACSFGFLIMGFIGYIIKLVFIPINNIFVGSY; encoded by the coding sequence ATGTTCGACGTGAAGCTCCCCGAATTTGTAGTTGATGAAAACCACCCCATCGGGTACCTCGTCAGCAGCATGCAAACCTTCGTCCATGACAGTGTCAGGTTAATAAGGAAATGCACGAAGCCAAATAAGAAGGAGTACACGAACATCGTTTATGCCTGCTCCTTTGGCTTCCTCATCATGGGATTCATTGGATACATCATCAAGCTTGTCTTCATCCCgataaataacattttcgTGGGTTCATACTGA
- a CDS encoding eIF-4A-like DEAD family RNA helicase, putative (encoded by transcript PVX_003945A), whose protein sequence is MATMDHSVQDELVDYEDDENILDAKDVKGTLDNSLLNNNNKGVNENGAMRGSYATVHTGGFKDFFLKPELLRAISESGFEHPSEVQQETIPAAITGTDILCQAKSGMGKTAVFVLSILQQLETNDGKDIKEEKEMNNSAGSNNIGGDLTNGSGASKNKFVRCLGLAHTRELAYQIKNEFDRFSKYLKGVRCEVVYGGISMSKHIKMFKEEGIPHIIIGTPGRILALIREKYLLTDKIQHFVLDECDKCLEKLDMRSDVQKIFISTPLKKQVMFFSATMAKEMRDVCKKFLQNPVEIFIDDEAKLKLHGLLQHYVKLQEKDKTRKLIEILDALEFNQVIIFVKSVTRAITLDKLLTECNFPSIAIHGGLDQQERIERYDKFKKFENRILVSTDLFGRGIDIERVNIVINYDMPENSDSYLHRVGRAGRFGTKGLAVTFVSSQEDTLALNEVQTRFEVAISEMPNKIDCNEYINQ, encoded by the exons ATGGCCACCATGGACCACAGCGTGCAGGACGAACTCGTAGACTACGAAGACGACGAAAACATATTAGATGCCAAGGATGTCAAGGGCACTTTGGACAACAGTCTTTTAAACAATAACAACAAGGGGGTGAATGAGAATGGGGCGATGCGGGGCAGCTATGCCACGGTGCACACGGGAGGGTTTAaggacttttttttgaagccgGAGTTGCTTAGGGCGATAAGCGAGAGCGGCTTCGAGCACCCCTCGGAGGTGCAGCAGGAGACCATCCCCGCGGCCATCACGG gcacGGACATCCTCTGCCAGGCGAAGAGTGGAATGGGCAAAACGGCCGTGTTCGTGCTGTCCATCCTGCAGCAGCTGGAGACGAACGACGGGAAGGAcataaaggaggagaaagaaatGAACAACAGCGCGGGCAGCAACAACATCGGAGGGGACCTGACCAACGGCAGTGGTGCGtccaaaaataaattcgtGAGATGCCTCGGACTGGCACACACAAGAGAGTTAGCCTACCAAATTAAAAACGAATTCGATCGATTTAGTAAGTACCTGAAAGGGGTCCGTTGCGAAGTCGTCTATGGAGGAATCTCCATGAGCAAGCATATAAAGATGTTCAAAGAGGAAGGCATCCCACATATTATTATAGGAACCCCAGGACGTATCCTGGCACTcataagagaaaaatatttattaacagATAAAATTCAACACTTTGTTCTGGATGAATGTGATAAatgtttggaaaaattggacATGAGAAGTGACGTGCAGaagatttttatttccactcCTTTGAAGAAGCAGGTCATGTTCTTCTCTGCCACCATGGCAAAAGAAATGAGAGATGTATGCAAAAAGTTCTTGCAAAATCCGGTGGAAATTTTCATTGATGATGAAGCTAAATTGAAGCTACACGGATTGCTGCAACACTATGTGAAGTTGCAAGAAAAGGATAAGACGAGAAAGCTAATTGAAATTCTGGACGCCTTAGAATTTAACCaagttatcatttttgtaaaatctGTCACAAGGGCAATCACCTTGGATAAGTTACTGACCGAATGCAACTTCCCCTCCATTGCCATCCATGGTGGCCTTGACCAACAGGAGAGAATTGAACGATatgataaatttaaaaagtttgaAAATCGAATTTTAGTTTCCACGGATTTGTTTGGAAGAGGTATTGACATTGAGCGAGTGAACATTGTCATCAATTATGACATGCCAGAAAATTCAGACTCCTATCTGCACAGAGTCGGTCGGGCTGGTCGATTTGGTACCAAGGGACTCGCCGTTACGTTCGTTTCTTCTCAAGAGGATACATTAGCGTTGAATGAGGTGCAGACCCGGTTTGAAGTTGCCATTTCGGAGATGCCCAACAAGATCGACTGCAATGAGTACATTAACCAGTAA